The nucleotide window TGGAGGATTGAATATGGGTGGCGAAGGATATTTCCCTTTTGGTCTGGTCAAGAAACCTCCAAAAGCCATTCTTGCAGGCGATACCGGACGATATAAAATTACAGGGAATCTCCCTGATAAATACTATTTTAAGGCACCTTCTTTAAGAAATATTGCATTGACACCGCCATATTTTCATTCCGGCAGGGTATGGGATTTGAAGGAAGCTGTAAAGATTATGGGAGATGTGCAGTTTGGGATAAAGATCACAGATGATGAAGCTGACAAAATAGTAGCTTTTTTGAAAGCCACTACCGGGAAACAGCCGAAAATAGATTATCCGATTTTACCTGCGCCTACGAATGCGACTCCTAAACCAAAACTCGATTAATGGCACTGTGCTATAAAATTTGCTGTTGGAAGTTGTTGACGAAGGAAATAGATAGATTCGATAATATGACAAAATGAGAGAAGAAGATTTTTTTTATTTCTCTTTAAGCTCCATTACCTTATCGAAATCTTTGATAGAGAGGTCGAATTCACCTATTTTTTGGTAAGCTGTGCCGCGATTGTAATAAGCCTGCTCGTAATACGGTTTTATCTTTATTGCCTTTGTATAATCGGAGATGGCTAAGCGATATTTGCCCTTTTTAAAGTATAGATTTCCACGGTTTAGATATGCTTTGGCATTACCTGAATCCAATTCGATTGTCCTGCTGTAATTGGCTATGGCAAGATCGAAATTTCCTTTTTTTTCATAGATTAACGCAAGGTTGAAGTATGCTGCCGGAAGTTTCGGATTGATTTCAACAGCTTTTTTGAGGTCAGATATGGCGCTGTTGTAACTTCCTTTTTTCATATAAATGAAACCGCGGCTATAATACGCCTCTGCATCATTGGGGTTTATTTCAATCGTTTTAGAAAAATCATAAAGCGCTGAATCATAATCATTTAGCTGGAGATATAAAACGGCGCGATTATAGTATGCCTCAGCATACTTTGGATTGATTTTGATTGCTCTATTATAGTCTGACAGGGCAAGCCCCGAATCGCCTTTCATAGCATATAAACTACCTCGGCTATAGAATGCTTCAGCAAGCGCCGGATACATTTCAATTGCCTTATTGAAACTTTTTAAAGCAAGCTCATATTTTCCATCTTTGTAATATAGATTGCCCTCATTTAGTCGTGCCTGCGCCTCTTCTAATTTTGTTAGCTTTGCTTCTTCTTTTTGTACAATTTTTTCAGTCGTCAATGTGCATGCTGAAAAAAAGAAGAGCAAAATTATCAAGAATAAAAACTTTCTAACAGCTGACTTCATAATTTACTCATAATCAAAAAGGATTTTCTTTAGACTTTTACTGCAATGCCTTCTCTATAAGCGAGCGTTCGATAGGTTTTTTCGATTCTATCCCAATTTTCTTCACGGTCAAGAGACCAGAATCTACCCATTACATCTACAACCCTGCCAATCCCAATCTCTTTTGTTTTTTCTTCGACCTGTCTTATATACCTTCTTCCACTTTCAGGCCTTTCGCCCCTTCTTCCCAAGAAAGAATGGATAAAAACCTCTTTTACCCCTTTCTCTTTTGCCATTTCCATAAGTGCGAAAAGATGGTTAATCGAACCGTGGGAACTATAAAAGGAGACGATTCCAAGAAGATGGAGCGGCTTGTTATTTTTGATGGATTCTTCCATTGCTTTGATAAAAGCAGGATTTTCAAAGAAGGATTTGTCTTCAAGAGCTTTGTCTATTCTCAGGCGGTCTGAATAGATGCGTCGTCCTGCGCCTATGTGCAGATGTCCGACTTCTGAATTACCAACAGTGCCTGCAGGCATCCCTACGGCTTCTCCTGAAGATACCAATGATGTGAAAGGGTAATTCTTCATATAATAATCCATATTGGGTGTATTGCTTTGAGCAATCAAATTGCCTTCTCTTTTTTCACTGTATCCCCATCCATCGACTATAAGAAGAAAAACATTTCTTTTGATATTATGAAGGTTTCCTGACTTAATGATAGAATAGCCCGTCATTGTTTTCGGTTTTTCGATGCCCATAAGATTGAAAACTGTTGGTGCAACATCGCTCAACTCTCCATCGTCTCTAAGCTCAATCTTATCTAAATCCCTTTCTTCTTTGCAGGGGACTATTATGAAAGGGACAGGGCTGTTGGTGTGTCCTGTATCAATAGTGCCTTCAGGATAGAGCCACTTTTCCACTGTACCATGGTCTGCTGTAATGATTGTCGTATATCCGCTGACTGTAGCGCATTTGACAACTTCGCCTATTGCCTTGTCAACTGCTTCCACAGCTTTCTTCACAGCCGATTCATTTTCAATATGTCCCACTACATCAACATTTGCGAAATTAGCAATTACAAAATTGTTGTTTTTCCCTTTAAGACAATTATTGACTGTTTCAACTACTTTGTCGATGCACATTTCCGGATAGTCGTCATAGTTTGATATGTCTTTTAGGGAAGGGATGAAAATTCTTTCTTCTCCTTTGAAGGGTTCATTCCTTTTCCCATTTAGAAAATAACTAAGATGCACAGCCTTTTCAGTTTCAACAATCTTTGCCTGTTTAAACCCATTCTTACTTATTACTTCACATAAAGTATCTTCAATTTCTTCTTCAGGAGGAAAAGCAACATCAACATCGAGCTCTTTATTGTATTCGACCATTGTTACAAATTTTGCTGTTCGATTGTCCTTGCGAGGGA belongs to Candidatus Schekmanbacteria bacterium and includes:
- a CDS encoding tetratricopeptide repeat protein translates to MKSAVRKFLFLIILLFFFSACTLTTEKIVQKEEAKLTKLEEAQARLNEGNLYYKDGKYELALKSFNKAIEMYPALAEAFYSRGSLYAMKGDSGLALSDYNRAIKINPKYAEAYYNRAVLYLQLNDYDSALYDFSKTIEINPNDAEAYYSRGFIYMKKGSYNSAISDLKKAVEINPKLPAAYFNLALIYEKKGNFDLAIANYSRTIELDSGNAKAYLNRGNLYFKKGKYRLAISDYTKAIKIKPYYEQAYYNRGTAYQKIGEFDLSIKDFDKVMELKEK
- a CDS encoding PglZ domain-containing protein, which translates into the protein MQSNKLFKDFPMSEGVKAAYERGEEDETMEPIVLEVNGTRPGAIEDGDYVIFYDIRGEREIELTRSFIEKDFKEFPRKDNRTAKFVTMVEYNKELDVDVAFPPEEEIEDTLCEVISKNGFKQAKIVETEKAVHLSYFLNGKRNEPFKGEERIFIPSLKDISNYDDYPEMCIDKVVETVNNCLKGKNNNFVIANFANVDVVGHIENESAVKKAVEAVDKAIGEVVKCATVSGYTTIITADHGTVEKWLYPEGTIDTGHTNSPVPFIIVPCKEERDLDKIELRDDGELSDVAPTVFNLMGIEKPKTMTGYSIIKSGNLHNIKRNVFLLIVDGWGYSEKREGNLIAQSNTPNMDYYMKNYPFTSLVSSGEAVGMPAGTVGNSEVGHLHIGAGRRIYSDRLRIDKALEDKSFFENPAFIKAMEESIKNNKPLHLLGIVSFYSSHGSINHLFALMEMAKEKGVKEVFIHSFLGRRGERPESGRRYIRQVEEKTKEIGIGRVVDVMGRFWSLDREENWDRIEKTYRTLAYREGIAVKV